From a single Kitasatospora sp. NBC_00458 genomic region:
- a CDS encoding helix-turn-helix domain-containing protein, producing MVRAWLAGPPGGEALSGGPGLTGLTGAPGVTGAPGVTGVSGPPGPVGGPSSGGPSGGAERRGGRWPAALGDPVVAAALRALHEDPARSWTTEDLAAHAGVSRATLTRRFTGLVGRPPMAYLTWWRMTRAAALLQQTADPLDVIAGRVGYATPYALSHAFSRLFGTTPGRYRDRMAAAFADG from the coding sequence ATGGTGCGCGCCTGGCTGGCCGGGCCGCCGGGGGGCGAGGCGCTCTCCGGCGGGCCGGGCCTGACGGGTCTCACGGGCGCGCCGGGTGTGACGGGCGCGCCTGGTGTGACGGGTGTGAGCGGGCCTCCGGGGCCGGTGGGCGGGCCGTCGTCCGGCGGACCGTCCGGCGGTGCGGAGCGGCGGGGCGGCCGCTGGCCCGCCGCGCTGGGCGACCCGGTGGTGGCGGCCGCGCTGCGGGCCCTGCACGAGGACCCGGCGCGGAGCTGGACCACCGAGGACCTCGCCGCCCATGCCGGGGTCTCCCGGGCCACCCTGACCCGGCGGTTCACCGGACTGGTCGGCCGTCCGCCGATGGCGTACCTCACCTGGTGGCGGATGACGCGCGCGGCCGCGCTGCTCCAGCAGACCGCCGACCCGCTGGACGTGATCGCCGGCCGGGTCGGCTACGCGACCCCGTACGCGCTCTCGCACGCGTTCAGTCGGCTCTTCGGTACGACGCCCGGCCGCTACCGGGACCGGATGGCGGCGGCTTTTGCTGACGGATGA
- a CDS encoding MBL fold metallo-hydrolase, protein MERIVLGDAEVIRVVEWEGAFTPARTIVPGLPAEEWERNADWLAPDHWDPVADTYLGALQTWVIRHGGRTVLVDTAVGEGRQRPHSPAFHDRRSDFLERLAAAGVRPEDVDVVVNTHLHGDHVGWNTRALDGEWVPSFPNAVYYLPAADHAAIDPDGPESGPAPAGADARIWREERRLMFADSIAPVIRSGQAVLWSDGHRLDEALTLEPAPGHTPGSSVLRLDSRGDRAVFVGDLLHSPVQLVHPGCNSCFCEDPAGAAASRLRVLRRAADERELVIPAHFAGAGAVEVRRQGAGFAVSRWAS, encoded by the coding sequence ATGGAGCGGATCGTGCTCGGGGACGCGGAGGTCATCAGGGTGGTCGAGTGGGAGGGCGCCTTCACCCCCGCGAGGACGATCGTGCCCGGCCTGCCGGCCGAGGAGTGGGAACGGAACGCCGACTGGCTGGCACCGGACCACTGGGACCCGGTGGCCGACACCTACCTGGGCGCCCTGCAGACCTGGGTGATCCGGCACGGCGGGCGGACCGTCCTGGTCGACACCGCGGTCGGGGAGGGCAGGCAGCGCCCGCACAGCCCCGCCTTCCACGACCGGCGCAGCGACTTCCTGGAGCGGCTCGCGGCCGCGGGCGTCCGCCCGGAGGACGTCGACGTCGTGGTCAACACCCACCTGCACGGGGACCACGTCGGTTGGAACACCCGTGCCCTGGACGGCGAGTGGGTCCCCTCCTTCCCCAACGCCGTCTACTACCTGCCCGCCGCCGACCACGCCGCGATCGACCCGGACGGCCCGGAGTCGGGGCCCGCCCCGGCGGGCGCCGACGCGCGGATCTGGCGGGAGGAACGGCGCCTGATGTTCGCCGACAGCATCGCGCCGGTCATCCGCTCCGGACAGGCCGTGCTCTGGTCCGACGGCCACCGCCTCGACGAGGCGCTCACCCTCGAACCCGCCCCCGGCCACACCCCCGGCTCGTCGGTCCTGCGGCTCGACTCACGCGGGGACCGGGCGGTGTTCGTCGGCGATCTGCTGCACAGCCCGGTGCAGTTGGTCCACCCGGGCTGCAACAGCTGCTTCTGCGAGGACCCGGCCGGCGCCGCCGCCAGCCGGCTGCGGGTGCTCCGACGGGCCGCCGACGAACGGGAGCTGGTCATCCCTGCGCACTTCGCGGGCGCCGGCGCCGTCGAGGTCCGCCGGCAGG
- a CDS encoding sugar ABC transporter substrate-binding protein → MNATMRRVLIGTAAVSMALSMAACGKAGGDKKDTASSGDTKSIGLLLPENASSTRYESFDRPFIEARVTALCPDCKVRYSNAEGSAAKQKQQFDTLIAEGVKVIVLDAFDAKSTQSWVKEAADKGVKVVAYDRLATGPVSAYVSFDNEKVGELQGQALLDALGSKAADANIVMINGDEADPNAALFKSGAHKVLDGKIKKVVYEQSGEWKPTVAGQKTGAAITQLGKDGFQAVYSANDGMAGAIITQLKAAGVTVPVGGQDAGLDAVQRIVSGDQAYTIYKAYKPLANSAAELAVSLLQGKDVKAVAPATVDSDTDKGIPAKLLEPKVVTKANIKDTVIADGLYKAADICTADYAAGCTAIGIK, encoded by the coding sequence ATGAACGCAACGATGCGTCGTGTCCTCATCGGCACCGCCGCGGTCTCGATGGCCCTGTCCATGGCCGCCTGCGGAAAGGCCGGTGGCGACAAGAAGGACACCGCGAGCTCCGGGGACACCAAGTCCATCGGCCTGCTGCTGCCGGAGAACGCATCCTCCACCCGCTACGAGTCCTTCGACCGCCCGTTCATCGAGGCCAGGGTCACCGCCCTCTGCCCGGACTGCAAGGTCCGCTACAGCAACGCCGAGGGCAGCGCCGCCAAGCAGAAGCAGCAGTTCGACACCCTGATCGCCGAGGGCGTCAAGGTGATCGTCCTCGACGCCTTCGACGCCAAGTCCACCCAGTCCTGGGTCAAGGAGGCGGCCGACAAGGGCGTCAAGGTCGTGGCCTACGACCGGCTCGCGACCGGTCCGGTCTCCGCCTACGTCTCCTTCGACAACGAGAAGGTCGGCGAGCTCCAGGGCCAGGCCCTGCTGGACGCCCTCGGCTCCAAGGCCGCGGACGCCAACATCGTGATGATCAACGGGGACGAGGCCGACCCGAACGCCGCCCTCTTCAAGTCCGGGGCCCACAAGGTGCTGGACGGCAAGATCAAGAAGGTGGTCTACGAGCAGTCCGGCGAGTGGAAGCCCACCGTCGCCGGCCAGAAGACCGGTGCCGCCATCACCCAGCTGGGCAAGGACGGCTTCCAGGCCGTCTACTCCGCCAACGACGGCATGGCCGGCGCCATCATCACCCAGCTCAAGGCGGCCGGCGTCACCGTCCCGGTCGGCGGCCAGGACGCCGGACTCGACGCCGTCCAGCGGATCGTCTCCGGCGACCAGGCCTACACCATCTACAAGGCCTACAAGCCGCTCGCCAACAGCGCCGCCGAACTGGCCGTCAGCCTGCTGCAGGGCAAGGACGTCAAGGCCGTCGCCCCGGCCACCGTGGACAGCGACACCGACAAGGGCATCCCGGCCAAGCTGCTGGAGCCCAAGGTCGTCACCAAGGCCAACATCAAGGACACCGTGATCGCCGACGGCCTCTACAAGGCCGCCGACATCTGCACCGCCGACTACGCCGCCGGCTGCACCGCCATCGGCATCAAGTAG